The following coding sequences lie in one Hyphobacterium sp. CCMP332 genomic window:
- a CDS encoding HAD-IB family phosphatase, which yields MFNAPRLVCFDVDSTLLAVESLDFVLTRKLGPAAAGQIEALTSGGMNGTMSFRQSLMARLDMTSLKRSDIATAAVELRRHLTPGMTDLLNDLRARGDQVRAVSGGFEDVLRLALRDLGFGVGEAFANRFLWDGETVAGIDTGSPLSDNGGKPKLLSDLRTNGQYSAIWMVGDGVTDLETLTHGAADHFIGFGGIARREAVADKAPDFAEDVDALRQFLLG from the coding sequence ATGTTCAACGCCCCCCGCCTTGTCTGTTTCGACGTCGATTCAACGCTGCTCGCGGTGGAAAGCCTCGACTTTGTGCTGACCCGCAAGCTCGGCCCGGCGGCCGCCGGGCAGATCGAGGCGCTGACCTCGGGGGGTATGAATGGCACAATGTCGTTTCGCCAGTCCCTGATGGCGCGGCTGGACATGACGTCGCTCAAGCGCAGTGACATCGCCACTGCGGCCGTAGAGCTTCGCCGTCATCTGACGCCGGGCATGACAGACCTGCTGAACGATCTGCGCGCTCGTGGCGATCAGGTCCGCGCCGTCTCCGGTGGCTTCGAGGATGTCTTGCGGCTCGCCTTGCGCGATCTGGGATTTGGCGTGGGTGAAGCTTTTGCCAATCGCTTCCTGTGGGACGGCGAGACGGTGGCCGGCATCGACACCGGCAGCCCGCTTTCCGATAATGGCGGGAAGCCGAAACTGCTCTCTGACTTGCGGACCAATGGTCAGTATTCAGCGATCTGGATGGTCGGGGATGGCGTCACCGATCTGGAAACCCTGACCCATGGCGCGGCCGATCACTTTATCGGCTTTGGCGGCATTGCCCGCCGCGAAGCCGTCGCGGATAAGGCGCCCGATTTTGCCGAAGATGTCGACGCCTTGCGACAATTCCTGTTGGGTTAG
- the msrA gene encoding peptide-methionine (S)-S-oxide reductase MsrA: MAWFDLRWKKETIPADRALPGRDTAILVPHPHHVSGASLTEVKPGEEVIFFAMGCFWGAERIFWETPGVVSTAVGYQGGHTKNPTYQEVCSGGTGHTEAVRVVYDPARISLEDLLKRFWEGHDPTQGMRQGNDVGTQYRSAVYWTTDAQEAVVRASAKIYAEALDQAGRRDITTELAPAPPFYYAEDDHQQYLAKNPGGYCGLGGTGVACPISA, from the coding sequence ATGGCCTGGTTTGATTTACGCTGGAAAAAGGAAACCATCCCCGCCGATCGGGCGCTGCCGGGACGCGACACGGCCATTCTCGTGCCGCACCCGCACCATGTCTCCGGGGCTTCGCTGACCGAAGTCAAACCCGGCGAAGAGGTCATCTTTTTCGCCATGGGCTGTTTCTGGGGTGCAGAGCGCATTTTCTGGGAAACGCCGGGCGTGGTCTCCACCGCCGTGGGCTATCAGGGCGGGCACACGAAAAATCCGACCTATCAGGAAGTCTGCTCCGGCGGCACCGGCCATACCGAGGCGGTGCGCGTCGTCTATGACCCGGCCCGCATATCGCTTGAAGACCTGCTGAAGCGCTTCTGGGAAGGACATGACCCGACGCAAGGCATGCGCCAGGGCAATGATGTCGGTACGCAATACCGATCCGCCGTCTACTGGACGACGGATGCACAGGAAGCCGTCGTCCGCGCCAGCGCAAAAATATATGCCGAGGCGCTGGATCAGGCCGGCCGGCGGGACATCACGACCGAGCTCGCCCCGGCCCCGCCCTTCTATTATGCCGAGGATGACCACCAGCAATATCTTGCCAAGAATCCGGGCGGTTATTGCGGACTGGGCGGCACAGGCGTCGCTTGCCCGATCAGCGCCTGA
- a CDS encoding NADH:flavin oxidoreductase/NADH oxidase family protein yields MTQPIASFLTLPCGLTLPNRLVKAAMTERLADLRNDVTDRLITLYRRWGEGGIGLMITGNVMVDRYNLEAAGNVVIDGPPSDAQSAKLAEWSAAAKARGARIMVQLSHAGRQTPKAVNPHPVSASDVALDLPGGLSGTPRAMTGEEIAAVIERFAQATRICRETGFDGVQIHAAHGYLLSQFLSPRSNLRTDEWGGPLNNRARLLLEIVRACKAEAGPGFAVAVKLNSADFQKGGFSSEESMAVIEMLNDEGLDFVEISGGTYEQPRMFDTEGLKDGEEPPIKASTRAREAYFLDYAREVQSLARMPLMVTGGFRSAGAMNDALAAGEAGLIGLARPLCVALDGPAQLISGEIDHLPSYEKSIRIGPGLLGPSSSIPMLRVINALASVHWFYHQIHEIADGRSVDLAAGGLKVFLKFYGLDAKMAKAYRQQLTVDRQA; encoded by the coding sequence ATGACCCAGCCTATTGCCTCATTTCTCACCCTGCCGTGCGGGCTGACCCTGCCCAATCGCCTTGTGAAAGCGGCGATGACAGAACGTCTGGCTGATCTGCGCAATGACGTCACGGATCGGCTCATCACGCTGTATCGGCGCTGGGGCGAGGGCGGGATCGGCTTGATGATCACCGGAAATGTCATGGTCGACCGGTATAACCTTGAAGCCGCCGGCAATGTCGTGATTGACGGGCCGCCATCGGATGCCCAATCGGCAAAGCTTGCTGAATGGTCGGCGGCTGCGAAAGCCCGGGGCGCCAGAATCATGGTGCAATTATCCCATGCCGGGCGGCAGACGCCAAAGGCCGTCAACCCGCACCCGGTCTCGGCCAGCGATGTCGCGCTGGATCTGCCCGGCGGGCTGAGCGGGACGCCGCGTGCGATGACGGGCGAAGAAATTGCCGCAGTGATCGAACGCTTTGCGCAAGCGACGCGGATCTGCCGCGAGACCGGCTTTGACGGTGTGCAGATACATGCCGCCCATGGCTATCTTCTGAGCCAGTTCCTGTCGCCGCGTTCCAATTTGCGCACCGATGAATGGGGTGGGCCGCTGAACAATCGCGCGCGCCTGCTGCTGGAGATCGTCCGGGCCTGCAAGGCTGAGGCGGGGCCGGGCTTTGCCGTGGCCGTGAAGCTGAACTCGGCAGACTTCCAGAAAGGCGGGTTTTCGTCCGAGGAGTCGATGGCCGTTATCGAGATGCTGAATGATGAAGGGCTGGATTTCGTCGAGATTTCCGGTGGCACATATGAACAGCCACGCATGTTCGACACGGAAGGCCTGAAGGATGGCGAGGAGCCGCCCATCAAGGCGAGCACGCGGGCGCGCGAAGCCTATTTCCTCGACTATGCACGTGAGGTGCAAAGCCTGGCGCGGATGCCGCTCATGGTCACCGGCGGGTTTCGCTCTGCCGGAGCGATGAATGATGCGCTGGCCGCGGGCGAGGCCGGTTTGATCGGACTGGCCCGGCCGTTATGCGTGGCGCTGGATGGACCCGCACAGCTGATTTCCGGCGAGATTGATCATCTGCCGAGCTATGAAAAATCCATCCGCATCGGGCCCGGCCTGTTGGGGCCATCCTCGTCCATTCCCATGCTGCGCGTCATCAACGCGCTGGCCAGCGTGCACTGGTTCTATCACCAGATTCACGAGATTGCCGATGGCCGGTCAGTGGACCTTGCGGCCGGGGGCCTCAAGGTCTTCCTGAAATTCTACGGGCTGGATGCGAAGATGGCCAAGGCTTATCGCCAGCAGCTGACCGTGGATCGTCAGGCCTAG
- a CDS encoding DUF1134 domain-containing protein, with product MSIRQFGFALIAAFGLSLPAAAQDETDYGQPSRYSEDVDGYSQEEVVDAVSDFFGVTAEAAAAVVERVFSDLGRPVGYVAGEEVAAAVGVGLRYGEGYLTMRDGRQEHVYWQGPSIGFDTGGNASRVFVLVYRMDDPDRIFRRFPGVEGSAYFVGGMGVNYQRADGITLAPIRSGVGLRAGANVGYLAYSRRRNWLPF from the coding sequence ATGTCCATACGCCAGTTTGGTTTTGCATTGATCGCCGCCTTCGGGCTCAGCCTGCCGGCTGCGGCCCAGGATGAGACCGATTACGGCCAGCCCAGCCGCTATTCAGAGGATGTTGACGGATATTCCCAGGAAGAAGTCGTCGATGCTGTGTCCGATTTCTTCGGCGTCACCGCAGAGGCCGCCGCCGCCGTGGTGGAACGGGTCTTCTCCGATCTTGGCCGGCCCGTCGGCTATGTCGCGGGCGAGGAAGTTGCCGCCGCCGTGGGCGTCGGCCTGCGCTATGGCGAAGGTTATCTGACCATGCGCGATGGCCGTCAGGAACATGTCTACTGGCAGGGCCCGTCGATCGGCTTTGATACCGGCGGCAATGCCAGCCGCGTCTTCGTGCTGGTCTATCGCATGGATGATCCGGACCGCATCTTCCGCCGCTTCCCCGGCGTGGAAGGCTCGGCCTATTTTGTGGGCGGCATGGGCGTGAATTATCAGCGCGCCGATGGCATCACCCTGGCCCCGATCCGCTCCGGTGTCGGCCTGCGCGCCGGTGCCAATGTCGGCTATCTCGCCTATTCCCGCCGCCGCAACTGGTTGCCCTTCTAG
- a CDS encoding toll/interleukin-1 receptor domain-containing protein, which translates to MTKADVFISYKREDEAIVAKMVASFEAEGLVVWWDRDIEGASGWRDAIHQRLTSAACVIVVWSEASVSGAGEFVQDEAAVAKSRGSFLPVRVDKVEPPLGFGQQQALDLVGWRGNRRDPRFHDVLEAVKALVNGRPIPPPQAPRRRMRQRAIGGGAIVFTAALIGFVFNLFGAQNTLCQGPFRDVCAIVSIGGVPSVQDEAVFEQARADGCDGLRAFIESGRGGVLQFEADRLLSARRTETVTEWVEIERRLPLYEPSLRNGQSSETAARTAVATQAEQQARELCSGMSQSDMFRERATSLAIENANCRNGADGWRCSLEGAAICALESRETREVEICDGVEPSQ; encoded by the coding sequence GTGACCAAAGCAGATGTTTTCATCAGTTATAAGCGCGAGGACGAGGCGATCGTTGCAAAGATGGTTGCCAGTTTTGAGGCGGAAGGTCTGGTGGTCTGGTGGGACCGGGATATCGAAGGTGCCAGCGGTTGGCGCGACGCGATCCATCAACGCCTGACGTCTGCAGCTTGCGTTATCGTGGTGTGGTCGGAGGCCTCGGTCTCGGGTGCCGGAGAATTTGTCCAGGATGAAGCGGCGGTTGCGAAATCCCGCGGATCATTCTTGCCGGTGCGCGTTGACAAGGTCGAGCCACCTTTGGGTTTCGGCCAGCAACAGGCTCTCGACCTCGTAGGTTGGCGTGGGAACCGGAGGGACCCGCGATTCCATGATGTCCTGGAAGCCGTCAAGGCGCTCGTAAATGGCAGACCCATTCCGCCACCCCAGGCGCCACGCAGGCGTATGCGCCAACGGGCTATCGGAGGGGGGGCCATTGTCTTCACGGCAGCATTGATCGGATTTGTGTTTAACCTGTTCGGCGCTCAGAACACGCTCTGCCAGGGACCATTCCGGGATGTTTGCGCCATTGTCTCGATCGGAGGTGTGCCGAGCGTGCAGGACGAAGCTGTGTTCGAGCAGGCAAGGGCAGACGGGTGCGACGGGCTGCGCGCCTTCATCGAATCCGGGCGCGGCGGAGTTTTACAGTTTGAGGCCGACCGCCTCCTCTCGGCACGGCGTACCGAGACCGTCACTGAATGGGTTGAAATCGAACGCCGGCTTCCTCTGTATGAACCCAGTCTTCGGAATGGGCAGTCGAGCGAAACCGCCGCACGCACCGCAGTCGCGACACAGGCGGAGCAACAGGCGCGCGAACTCTGCTCCGGCATGAGCCAGTCAGACATGTTTCGCGAAAGGGCGACCTCTCTGGCCATTGAAAATGCCAATTGCCGCAATGGCGCTGACGGATGGCGTTGCTCACTTGAAGGTGCGGCCATATGCGCGCTGGAAAGCCGCGAAACACGCGAAGTTGAGATATGTGACGGGGTGGAGCCAAGCCAATAG
- a CDS encoding DUF4386 domain-containing protein gives MTLSPLPRHPVTIARLSGLAYLAIILCGILAQIVVRSSLIDWQDANGTAAAIMSQDTLFRLGLLADFVVFSLDILLAVTFYRLLAPVDRGVALFALSARLVMSAVMVTALLAQTAPLLLVGESPIAGQFDTETANTVSLFFLGLHNEGYILGLMLFGLHCGALGILLVRSSYFPAFLGLLMGLSGISYLALGVVHFGMPALSDVGGLLLLPAALPEFVFAGWLIVIGLNRKKWEAQG, from the coding sequence TTGACCCTCTCACCCCTCCCCCGCCATCCCGTAACGATCGCTCGTCTGTCGGGACTCGCCTATCTCGCCATCATCCTTTGCGGCATTTTAGCCCAGATTGTTGTGCGCAGCAGTCTGATCGACTGGCAGGACGCCAATGGCACCGCGGCGGCAATCATGTCACAAGACACATTGTTCCGGCTCGGCCTGCTGGCCGACTTTGTGGTCTTCTCACTCGATATCCTGCTGGCGGTGACCTTCTATCGCCTGCTCGCCCCGGTCGATCGGGGGGTCGCGCTCTTCGCCTTGTCCGCGCGGCTGGTGATGAGCGCGGTGATGGTCACGGCGCTGCTGGCCCAGACAGCCCCGCTCCTGCTTGTAGGCGAGTCGCCCATCGCCGGACAGTTTGATACCGAGACCGCGAATACGGTCAGCCTGTTTTTTCTGGGACTGCACAATGAAGGCTATATTCTCGGCCTGATGCTGTTCGGGCTTCATTGTGGCGCGCTGGGCATCCTGCTCGTCCGCTCCAGCTATTTTCCGGCCTTTCTGGGTCTGCTCATGGGTCTGTCCGGCATCAGTTATCTGGCACTTGGCGTCGTTCATTTCGGCATGCCGGCGCTCAGCGATGTCGGGGGGCTGCTGCTTCTGCCCGCCGCCTTGCCGGAATTCGTCTTCGCCGGCTGGCTGATTGTCATCGGCCTCAACCGGAAGAAATGGGAGGCTCAAGGCTAG
- a CDS encoding BLUF domain-containing protein, whose product MTVSRLVYISRARQPVADGMVEAILETARTKNAERNVTGLLLFDGMNFMQLLEGPTYEVEAVFNAIIADDRHSDVVRIVSETGVQRQFPGWSMGYAFAPGDRLPEGKGWFPLTNGSLQAALPSKVDPAVRMLFTSFLSVARAA is encoded by the coding sequence GTGACCGTATCACGACTGGTATATATTTCCCGCGCGCGCCAACCGGTCGCGGACGGCATGGTCGAGGCCATTCTGGAAACCGCGCGGACGAAGAATGCAGAACGGAATGTCACGGGACTCCTGCTGTTTGACGGCATGAATTTCATGCAATTGCTGGAAGGACCGACCTACGAGGTTGAGGCGGTTTTCAATGCCATCATTGCCGATGATCGCCACAGCGATGTCGTCCGGATTGTCTCGGAAACCGGCGTCCAGCGGCAATTTCCAGGCTGGTCGATGGGCTATGCCTTTGCCCCCGGGGATCGCCTGCCCGAGGGGAAAGGCTGGTTTCCACTGACCAATGGATCGCTTCAGGCCGCCCTGCCTTCAAAGGTCGATCCCGCCGTGCGGATGCTGTTCACCAGCTTCCTCAGCGTGGCACGCGCCGCCTGA
- a CDS encoding 2OG-Fe(II) oxygenase, producing MTLLHPAGSAPAPFFGDNLTATLIADLAEKGWAHVSKAVSDDLAEALRARLVALEAADALKLAAIGRGDSQMKAAAIRQTQIRWLDGSDAAERRFLDGCEALRRAINEALFAGLFEFEAHFAHYPPGGHYARHLDAFADRPRDRVVSLVLWLNGNWQPGDGGELDLWSGPEDLGPPVATLAPRGGDMLLMLSERIPHAVRETHAPRLGLAGWFRINPGVGGVLDPAV from the coding sequence TTGACCCTTCTTCATCCGGCAGGCTCTGCGCCCGCCCCCTTCTTTGGTGACAACCTCACCGCCACACTCATCGCGGACCTCGCCGAAAAAGGCTGGGCGCATGTCAGCAAAGCCGTGTCCGACGATCTGGCGGAGGCGTTGCGGGCCCGTCTGGTCGCGCTGGAGGCGGCGGACGCCCTCAAACTTGCCGCCATTGGCCGGGGTGACAGTCAGATGAAGGCCGCCGCAATCCGTCAGACGCAGATCCGCTGGCTGGACGGATCGGACGCGGCAGAGCGCCGGTTTCTGGACGGATGCGAAGCCCTGCGCCGCGCCATCAATGAAGCGCTCTTTGCCGGTCTGTTCGAATTCGAGGCCCATTTCGCCCACTACCCGCCGGGCGGCCATTATGCCCGCCATCTCGATGCCTTCGCCGACCGGCCGCGCGACCGCGTCGTCTCGCTCGTCCTCTGGCTGAACGGGAACTGGCAGCCCGGTGATGGCGGTGAACTCGATCTCTGGTCCGGGCCGGAAGATCTCGGCCCGCCCGTCGCGACACTCGCCCCGCGCGGCGGGGACATGCTGCTGATGCTGTCGGAACGCATCCCGCATGCCGTGCGCGAAACCCACGCCCCGCGCCTTGGCCTCGCCGGCTGGTTCCGGATCAATCCCGGCGTCGGCGGCGTTCTCGACCCGGCGGTGTGA
- a CDS encoding DUF3883 domain-containing protein — protein MVQSNIHGNQWADDELDLIVADYLSMLRDELSGTPFIKLHRAKALMALTGRSHRSIEFKHMNISAVLRELSFPTIKGYRPMPNIQSAIFDAIERALPQHAWLETVGLGSAIGVGERPALFEEATPSLAKAKSPQEGMKRLIRKFDPVKRDAANRTLGLAGEEMAFENEKKRLTDAGRKDLAKQVFWTAQEEGDGAGYDILSFEPNGRERLLEVKTTNGSQRTPFFLSRNEESLSREKPESFQIFRIYDFARKPSAFRIDPPLSEHVRLETDTFRASFN, from the coding sequence ATGGTGCAGAGCAATATCCATGGCAATCAATGGGCAGATGACGAACTCGATCTCATCGTGGCCGACTACTTGTCAATGTTGCGCGACGAGCTTTCAGGGACGCCATTTATAAAGCTCCATCGCGCAAAAGCGCTGATGGCGCTTACCGGGAGGTCCCATCGCTCGATTGAATTCAAGCACATGAATATTTCGGCTGTTCTCCGGGAACTCAGCTTTCCAACGATCAAGGGTTATCGGCCGATGCCAAATATTCAGAGCGCCATATTTGATGCCATTGAACGGGCTTTGCCCCAACACGCTTGGCTAGAAACTGTTGGACTGGGCTCCGCAATCGGTGTGGGCGAACGGCCGGCGCTATTTGAGGAAGCGACTCCTTCACTCGCAAAAGCGAAGTCCCCTCAAGAGGGCATGAAGCGCCTCATTCGAAAATTTGATCCGGTGAAGCGCGATGCCGCGAACAGAACTTTAGGACTGGCCGGTGAAGAGATGGCATTCGAAAACGAGAAAAAACGGCTAACGGATGCTGGGCGAAAAGATTTAGCGAAGCAGGTGTTTTGGACGGCCCAAGAGGAAGGCGATGGCGCTGGCTATGATATCCTCTCCTTCGAACCGAATGGTCGCGAACGGCTTTTGGAAGTGAAAACAACCAATGGAAGCCAACGCACACCCTTTTTCCTGTCGCGCAACGAAGAATCTCTTTCCCGCGAAAAACCGGAATCTTTTCAAATCTTTCGTATCTACGATTTTGCCAGAAAGCCCAGCGCATTCAGAATTGACCCACCGCTGAGCGAGCATGTTCGGTTGGAAACCGACACATTCCGCGCCAGCTTCAACTAG
- a CDS encoding peroxiredoxin, with protein MFRTLLATAAAALVSTAALADLEPGEVAPDFTVEGYQAGEPVSFTLSEALAEGPVVVFFFPAAFTDGCETQAASFAESIGEFEALGARVVGITGGNTDRLSDFSTQHCASAFPVFAIADGMMSEYEVRMLARPGWTDRTTYVIDQSSHVVMTHNALSPYEHVDLSLEALRSISAAE; from the coding sequence ATGTTCCGCACGCTTCTTGCTACCGCTGCTGCCGCGCTTGTTTCCACTGCCGCTCTGGCCGATCTCGAGCCGGGCGAGGTTGCGCCGGATTTCACCGTTGAGGGCTATCAGGCCGGTGAGCCGGTCAGCTTTACGCTGTCCGAAGCCCTGGCCGAGGGGCCTGTCGTGGTCTTCTTCTTCCCGGCTGCCTTCACCGATGGCTGCGAGACCCAGGCCGCCAGCTTTGCCGAAAGCATTGGCGAGTTCGAGGCGCTGGGCGCGCGCGTGGTGGGCATAACGGGCGGCAATACGGACCGCCTCTCGGATTTCTCGACACAGCATTGCGCTTCCGCCTTTCCGGTCTTTGCCATCGCCGATGGCATGATGAGTGAGTACGAAGTTCGCATGCTGGCCCGGCCCGGCTGGACCGATCGGACCACCTATGTGATCGACCAGAGCTCGCATGTCGTCATGACGCACAATGCGCTCAGCCCGTATGAGCATGTCGACTTGTCGCTGGAAGCGCTGCGTTCGATCTCCGCGGCCGAGTAA
- a CDS encoding SMP-30/gluconolactonase/LRE family protein translates to MPTRRDMLRGLGGATIVSMTGCRDGGVPGDVEIHDPAARALFSGSTGLRQLADGFVWSEGPAWDRERNCLYFTDVPGNRAFRWTDAAGLEVFLDPSGVEAAQTTGLREAGANGLWFGDDGWLYLCNHGMRAVQRLRPDTLVRETLVDVYEGQRFNSPNDLVRASDGSIYFTDPPYGLEGLDASPLKEMESNGVYRLTRDGRCERLFDQLGFPNGIALSPDERWLYVAQSDPAAPYIFRAPLDADGLHGPLERWFDTSEFLAAGEPGLPDGLCVSTDGTIFATGPGGVFVLSPEGGLLARIRTGRATANCAFGGEDGRSLFMTAHDRLLQLPVNAVGLQWQGRTAMRTAP, encoded by the coding sequence ATGCCAACACGCCGCGACATGCTCAGGGGACTTGGAGGCGCGACCATTGTATCGATGACCGGGTGTCGCGATGGCGGTGTGCCGGGTGATGTCGAAATCCATGATCCCGCCGCACGGGCCCTGTTCAGCGGCTCAACCGGGCTGCGGCAGCTGGCAGACGGGTTTGTCTGGAGCGAAGGCCCCGCCTGGGACCGGGAGCGAAACTGCCTCTATTTTACCGATGTCCCCGGTAACAGGGCGTTTCGCTGGACGGATGCGGCCGGTCTCGAGGTGTTCCTGGACCCGTCGGGCGTCGAGGCGGCACAGACAACTGGCCTGCGCGAGGCGGGCGCAAACGGTCTCTGGTTTGGCGATGACGGGTGGCTGTATCTGTGCAATCACGGAATGCGCGCCGTGCAGAGGCTGCGGCCCGACACGCTGGTACGCGAGACTCTTGTCGATGTGTATGAGGGGCAGAGATTCAACAGTCCGAACGACCTGGTCCGGGCGAGCGATGGCAGCATCTACTTCACGGATCCTCCCTACGGCCTTGAGGGGCTGGACGCTTCGCCCCTGAAGGAAATGGAGTCGAACGGTGTCTATCGCCTGACCCGGGATGGACGCTGTGAACGTCTGTTCGATCAGCTGGGTTTTCCGAACGGAATCGCATTGTCCCCTGACGAGCGCTGGCTGTATGTGGCCCAGTCAGACCCGGCCGCTCCCTATATTTTCCGGGCGCCGCTGGACGCGGACGGTCTACACGGCCCGCTGGAGCGCTGGTTCGATACGAGCGAATTTCTGGCTGCGGGGGAGCCCGGCCTGCCCGATGGCCTGTGTGTGAGCACGGACGGGACGATTTTTGCTACGGGGCCGGGAGGCGTGTTCGTTCTGTCGCCGGAGGGTGGTTTGCTGGCGCGCATCCGGACAGGCCGGGCGACGGCAAACTGCGCCTTTGGCGGCGAAGACGGGCGCAGCCTGTTCATGACGGCACATGATCGGCTGCTTCAGCTGCCCGTCAACGCTGTTGGCCTCCAGTGGCAGGGCCGCACGGCGATGCGGACCGCGCCGTGA
- the serA gene encoding phosphoglycerate dehydrogenase — protein MKVLLLENVHPDADEVLCRLPGVQIERVAHALDPDALKARLAGVSLLGIRSRTKITADILDAAPDLLAIGCFCIGTNQVDLDAAAQRGVAVFNAPFANTRSVAELTLASTVMLMRGIPQKLAAIRRGEWQKSATGAHEVRAKKLGIIGYGNIGSQLSVLASGHGMHVYFYDTEPKLAHGNARPVASLDELLAISDVVTLHVPSTPQTRMMMNAAAIAKMKPGAFLINHARGDLVDVEALAEALRSGHLAGAAVDVFPVEPASKDEEFVSPLRACDTALLTPHIGGSTEEAQAAIGMDAGMKLARYASSGGSAKSVNFPELEAGDLVAGRTRILALHGNAPGYLSALTRVVSEAGLNIAAQYLNTAGGIGYVSTDVEGDVPAGLLDQLRDATGTIRIRTITA, from the coding sequence ATGAAAGTTCTGCTTCTTGAAAATGTGCATCCCGATGCGGACGAGGTCTTGTGTCGTCTTCCGGGTGTACAGATCGAGCGTGTGGCCCATGCGCTGGACCCTGACGCGCTGAAAGCCCGGCTTGCGGGCGTGTCCCTTCTGGGCATTCGCTCTCGCACCAAAATCACGGCGGACATTCTGGATGCTGCGCCGGACCTTCTGGCGATTGGCTGTTTCTGCATAGGTACCAATCAGGTGGATCTGGACGCGGCGGCCCAACGCGGCGTGGCGGTTTTCAATGCGCCCTTTGCCAATACCCGCTCGGTCGCCGAACTGACTTTGGCCTCGACTGTCATGCTGATGCGCGGCATTCCGCAGAAACTGGCGGCCATCCGCCGCGGCGAATGGCAGAAATCCGCCACGGGCGCGCATGAAGTGCGCGCCAAGAAGCTGGGCATTATCGGATACGGGAATATCGGCTCGCAATTATCCGTGCTCGCTTCCGGCCATGGCATGCACGTCTATTTCTATGACACCGAGCCGAAGCTGGCGCACGGCAATGCGCGGCCGGTGGCGTCGCTGGATGAATTGCTGGCGATCAGCGATGTGGTCACATTGCATGTGCCCTCCACACCGCAAACCCGGATGATGATGAATGCAGCAGCAATCGCGAAAATGAAGCCGGGTGCTTTCCTGATCAACCATGCGCGCGGGGACCTCGTCGATGTCGAGGCGCTGGCCGAAGCGCTAAGATCCGGCCATCTGGCCGGAGCAGCGGTGGATGTCTTCCCGGTAGAGCCGGCGTCAAAGGACGAGGAATTTGTCAGCCCGCTGCGCGCGTGTGACACCGCGCTTCTGACCCCGCATATCGGGGGTTCAACCGAAGAGGCCCAGGCCGCCATCGGCATGGATGCCGGCATGAAGCTGGCGCGCTATGCCAGCTCGGGCGGATCGGCAAAATCGGTGAATTTTCCCGAACTGGAGGCGGGCGATCTGGTCGCCGGGCGCACGCGGATTCTGGCGCTGCATGGCAATGCGCCGGGCTATCTCTCGGCTTTGACCCGGGTGGTAAGCGAGGCCGGGCTGAACATTGCGGCGCAATATCTCAATACGGCCGGCGGGATCGGCTATGTTTCCACCGATGTGGAGGGGGATGTGCCAGCGGGCCTGCTCGATCAATTGCGGGATGCGACGGGCACGATCCGGATCCGGACCATAACGGCCTAA